One window of the Thermasporomyces composti genome contains the following:
- a CDS encoding zinc-dependent alcohol dehydrogenase family protein, with the protein MPLKAAVICAPGQVSVETVPDPSPGPRDVVVRVAACGLCGTDLHILEGEFAPTLPVVPGHEFAGEVVAVGKDVTEVRVGDQVAVDPSLHCGECHYCRRARGNLCENWAAIGVTTAGGAAEYAVAPVRNCYRLPEGVSTADAALIEPLSCAVRGFDVLPRVLGDHYLIYGAGTMGLMMLELAKRAGAGSVSVVDLNPARLETARELGCSGAATNADELADDFPRGWDVVIDCTGVAAAIQDGLARVGRGGTFLQFGVSSYDARVEIEPYRIYNQEITITGSMAVLHSFERAGDLFVNGVLRPDVLISDRFPLDDYATALERFKAGIGRKIQVVP; encoded by the coding sequence ATGCCCTTGAAGGCCGCGGTCATCTGCGCTCCGGGACAGGTCAGCGTCGAGACGGTGCCCGACCCCTCCCCTGGCCCTCGGGACGTCGTGGTCCGGGTCGCCGCGTGCGGGCTCTGCGGCACCGACCTGCACATTCTGGAGGGCGAGTTCGCCCCGACCCTCCCCGTCGTGCCCGGGCACGAGTTCGCGGGTGAGGTCGTGGCGGTAGGCAAGGACGTCACCGAGGTCCGCGTCGGCGACCAAGTGGCGGTCGATCCCTCCCTTCACTGCGGGGAGTGCCACTACTGCCGGCGAGCGCGAGGCAACCTTTGCGAGAACTGGGCGGCGATCGGTGTGACGACCGCCGGCGGCGCCGCCGAGTACGCCGTGGCACCCGTGCGCAACTGCTACCGCCTCCCGGAGGGGGTGTCCACAGCCGACGCGGCGCTCATCGAGCCGCTGTCGTGCGCGGTGCGCGGGTTCGACGTCCTCCCCCGCGTGCTCGGCGACCACTACCTCATCTACGGCGCGGGCACCATGGGCTTGATGATGCTCGAGCTGGCGAAGCGGGCCGGCGCGGGCAGCGTCAGTGTCGTCGACCTCAACCCGGCTCGCCTGGAGACGGCGCGCGAGCTCGGCTGCTCCGGTGCGGCGACGAACGCGGACGAGCTCGCGGATGACTTCCCGCGCGGCTGGGACGTCGTCATCGACTGCACCGGGGTGGCGGCGGCCATCCAGGACGGGCTCGCCCGGGTGGGTCGCGGGGGTACGTTCCTGCAGTTCGGCGTCTCGTCGTACGACGCCCGCGTGGAGATCGAGCCGTACCGGATCTACAACCAGGAGATCACCATCACCGGCTCGATGGCGGTGCTCCACAGCTTCGAGCGAGCGGGCGACCTGTTCGTCAACGGCGTGTTGCGTCCGGACGTCTTGATCAGCGACCGCTTCCCGCTCGACGACTACGCCACCGCGCTCGAGAGGTTCAAAGCCGGCATCGGCCGGAAGATCCAGGTCGTTCCCTGA
- a CDS encoding NAD(P)-dependent alcohol dehydrogenase, producing the protein MTDTVPKTMRAAVLRRVGELVLEERPVPVPGPREVLIQVRAVGICGSDVHYYEHGRIGDFVVRAPLILGHEPSGVVVACGADVTRLSPGQRVSLEPGVPCFTCVECRLGRYNLCPDMRFFATPPVDGAFCEYVVLHEEFAHPVPDSLSDDAAALLEPLSVGVWSARKARVGPDTRVLVTGAGPIGLVALQVARALGAPEVVVTDVRAQRLAVAAELGATMTVDVTTTSLADAEVEADVLLECSGAPAAIGPAIRRVRPGGRVVLVGMGGDEISLPLAHVQRHEIEVTGTFRYANTWPAAIALAASGAVNLDRLVTHHMGLADTERALTITAEDETALKPVVRPQE; encoded by the coding sequence ATGACTGACACGGTGCCGAAGACGATGCGAGCCGCAGTGCTTCGTCGGGTTGGCGAGCTTGTCCTCGAGGAGCGTCCGGTGCCCGTGCCTGGGCCTCGCGAAGTCCTCATCCAGGTCCGGGCGGTGGGCATCTGCGGCTCCGACGTCCACTACTACGAGCACGGTCGCATCGGCGACTTCGTGGTCCGTGCGCCGCTCATCCTCGGGCACGAGCCCAGCGGCGTGGTCGTTGCCTGCGGCGCGGACGTCACCCGGCTCTCCCCGGGTCAGCGGGTCTCTCTCGAACCCGGCGTGCCGTGCTTCACGTGCGTGGAGTGCCGTCTGGGGCGCTACAACCTCTGCCCCGACATGCGGTTCTTCGCGACACCTCCGGTCGACGGCGCCTTCTGCGAGTACGTGGTCCTGCACGAGGAGTTCGCCCACCCGGTCCCCGACAGCCTGTCCGACGACGCCGCCGCCCTCCTGGAGCCTCTCTCCGTGGGCGTCTGGAGCGCTCGCAAGGCCCGCGTCGGTCCGGACACTCGCGTCCTCGTCACAGGCGCGGGCCCGATCGGACTGGTCGCGCTGCAGGTGGCGCGCGCCCTCGGCGCGCCCGAGGTCGTGGTCACCGACGTCCGGGCTCAGCGGCTGGCCGTGGCCGCCGAGCTCGGCGCCACCATGACCGTCGACGTGACCACGACGTCCCTCGCGGACGCCGAGGTCGAGGCGGATGTGCTCCTCGAGTGCTCCGGCGCGCCCGCGGCGATCGGTCCGGCGATCCGACGCGTGCGCCCTGGCGGGCGGGTGGTCCTCGTCGGCATGGGCGGCGACGAGATCTCCCTCCCGCTGGCGCACGTGCAGCGCCACGAGATCGAGGTGACCGGTACCTTCCGGTATGCCAACACCTGGCCGGCGGCGATCGCCCTCGCCGCGTCCGGTGCGGTCAACCTCGACCGCCTGGTCACCCACCACATGGGTCTGGCCGACACCGAGCGGGCACTCACCATCACGGCGGAGGACGAGACGGCCCTCAAGCCGGTGGTGCGTCCCCAGGAATGA
- the pfkB gene encoding 1-phosphofructokinase yields MIVTVTPNPSLDRTLDVPDLVVGGVNRAAGRHVEPSGKGVNVTRALAINGVESVAVLPSGGPEGEQVLRLLEAESVRYVAVPIREPVRVNITVATVSGVATKINEPGPTLTDSEVAALIDAVLRTSRHGDWVVASGSLPPGVAADFYADLGSRLRAEGRRFALDTSGEALRHGLAGRPEILKPNLEELAEVAHRPLRTLGDVVAAAEDVQQTTGGAVLVSLGAAGAVLVDGEPPLHAQARVGEIRSAVGAGDNALAGFLAAIDAGRDRTAALREAVAWGSAAVRAPGSLAPPVTDVDRQAVRLQPRLDLDRVVSDPRHAGTPFRPDTSAQED; encoded by the coding sequence GTGATCGTCACGGTCACGCCGAACCCGTCGCTCGACAGGACCCTCGATGTGCCCGATCTCGTCGTCGGCGGCGTGAACCGGGCCGCCGGGCGGCACGTCGAGCCGAGCGGCAAGGGTGTCAACGTCACCCGAGCCTTGGCGATCAATGGCGTGGAGTCCGTCGCCGTGCTGCCCTCCGGCGGTCCGGAGGGCGAGCAGGTGTTGCGCCTGCTCGAGGCCGAATCCGTGCGTTACGTCGCGGTCCCGATCCGCGAGCCGGTGCGGGTCAACATCACCGTCGCCACCGTGAGCGGCGTCGCCACGAAGATCAACGAGCCCGGCCCCACGCTGACCGACAGCGAGGTGGCGGCTCTCATCGATGCGGTCCTGCGGACGAGCCGTCACGGCGACTGGGTCGTCGCCTCGGGCAGCCTCCCTCCTGGGGTCGCCGCCGACTTCTACGCCGACCTGGGATCCCGCCTCCGCGCCGAGGGACGCCGCTTCGCGCTCGACACCAGTGGCGAGGCCCTGCGGCACGGACTCGCCGGCCGCCCGGAGATCCTCAAGCCCAACCTCGAGGAGCTCGCCGAGGTCGCGCATCGTCCACTGCGCACGCTCGGTGACGTGGTGGCCGCGGCAGAGGACGTCCAGCAGACCACGGGCGGTGCGGTCCTGGTCAGTCTCGGTGCGGCCGGTGCCGTCCTCGTCGACGGTGAGCCACCCCTGCACGCCCAGGCGCGGGTCGGCGAGATCCGCAGTGCCGTCGGCGCCGGGGACAACGCGCTGGCCGGTTTCCTCGCCGCGATCGACGCCGGTCGCGACCGGACGGCCGCGCTCAGGGAAGCCGTGGCCTGGGGGTCGGCCGCTGTCCGCGCCCCGGGGAGCCTCGCCCCGCCCGTGACCGACGTCGACCGCCAGGCTGTGCGCCTCCAGCCACGGCTCGACCTCGACCGAGTGGTGTCCGATCCTCGACACGCTGGCACCCCGTTCCGGCCCGACACCTCAGCTCAGGAGGACTGA
- a CDS encoding 2-hydroxyacid dehydrogenase — MRILAVGDHFIPASAYVEALAEDVNVDVRTVEWSGDKAQQHAAQQLMERHGPDAVAVPTEVVEAVADAEALVLHFAPVPVAVLDAGPKLRAIVVARSGLQNVDIAAATARGVAVVPVHGRNATAVAELAIGLMLSEARAIARADASVKSGGWRKDFGGPGREVGGSTVGLVGFGHVGRALARRLRGFDVRLLVSDPYVEARVLDEYGAVAVDLDTLFRESDFVHVLARLTPETERLIRAEHFALMKPTAYFINTARSRVVDYDALYQALAEGRIAGAGLDVFDEEPLPVDSPWRRLDNVTITTHFGGDTTTTVSRSAELVAQAVRELVQTGRISSAVNARDLGWS, encoded by the coding sequence ATGCGGATCCTCGCCGTCGGCGACCACTTCATCCCAGCCTCGGCGTATGTCGAGGCGCTCGCCGAGGACGTCAACGTCGACGTCCGGACTGTCGAGTGGTCGGGGGACAAGGCACAGCAGCACGCGGCGCAACAGCTGATGGAACGTCACGGTCCCGACGCGGTCGCGGTGCCCACCGAGGTGGTCGAGGCGGTCGCTGACGCGGAGGCGCTCGTCCTGCACTTCGCGCCGGTGCCGGTCGCCGTGCTGGACGCCGGCCCGAAGCTGCGGGCGATCGTCGTCGCTCGGAGCGGGCTGCAGAACGTCGACATCGCGGCGGCGACCGCCCGAGGAGTGGCGGTCGTCCCGGTGCACGGCCGCAATGCCACCGCGGTCGCCGAGCTGGCGATCGGCCTGATGCTGAGCGAGGCCCGGGCCATCGCACGGGCGGACGCGTCGGTGAAGTCCGGCGGCTGGCGCAAGGACTTCGGCGGCCCTGGCCGCGAGGTGGGCGGAAGCACGGTGGGTCTGGTCGGCTTCGGACACGTCGGCCGGGCGCTCGCCCGACGTCTGCGAGGCTTCGACGTCCGCCTCCTGGTCAGTGACCCCTACGTCGAGGCCAGGGTGCTCGACGAGTACGGGGCGGTCGCGGTCGACTTGGACACCCTCTTCCGTGAGTCGGACTTCGTGCACGTTCTCGCCCGACTGACCCCGGAGACCGAACGCCTCATCCGGGCGGAGCACTTCGCACTGATGAAGCCGACGGCGTACTTCATCAACACCGCTCGGAGTCGCGTCGTCGACTACGACGCTCTCTACCAGGCGCTGGCGGAGGGACGCATCGCGGGCGCCGGTCTCGACGTCTTCGACGAGGAGCCGCTCCCCGTCGACAGCCCGTGGCGCCGGCTCGACAATGTGACCATCACCACCCATTTCGGTGGGGACACCACCACCACCGTCAGCCGATCCGCCGAGCTGGTGGCTCAGGCGGTTCGGGAGCTGGTGCAGACCGGACGGATCTCGTCCGCGGTGAACGCCCGCGACCTGGGGTGGAGCTGA
- a CDS encoding FGGY-family carbohydrate kinase gives MTADLLLGVDAGQTVTKACVFDRSGRELGGGSARVEVHSPRPRWVERDMEEVWQATGVAIRNALADAGVTGDRIGAVGIVGHNDGLYLVDENGAPVRPAVTAMDTRAHEVLEEWRSGSVWTRALELTGQVPFAGSPSALLAWFARHDRGALERARWVLFCKDWLRYRLTGRVATDPSEASAAFTNVHTQRYADEVLALYGLGWLADRLPPLLRSEEIAGEVSDAGAAATGLAAGTPVVTGAHDVDGTAVGCGAVRPGMLSLVAGTFSINQVVSKEPIVDERWQARTFVRPGEWLTMATSPSSATNLEWWRGVFGLSADGEAYATLEREASAVLDGPSRLLYHPFLYGSPYGELASAALLGLRGWHRRGDLARAIMEGVVLGHRVHVDALRERFSLEGPARLSGGAARSAVWSQMFADALGMEIEVPACEEAGARGAALLAALGIGVYASLDEAAATVPIARRHAPDQRRRAVLQEAYDAFVAAASALRDVWARWG, from the coding sequence ATGACGGCTGACCTGTTGCTCGGCGTGGACGCCGGCCAGACCGTCACCAAGGCGTGCGTGTTCGATCGGTCCGGCCGTGAGCTCGGCGGTGGTAGCGCGCGGGTCGAGGTCCACAGCCCACGTCCCAGGTGGGTCGAACGCGACATGGAGGAGGTGTGGCAGGCGACCGGCGTGGCCATCCGGAACGCCTTGGCGGACGCGGGTGTGACTGGGGACCGGATCGGCGCGGTGGGCATCGTGGGGCACAACGACGGGCTCTACCTGGTCGACGAGAACGGTGCGCCAGTCCGTCCCGCTGTGACCGCGATGGACACCCGCGCTCACGAGGTGCTGGAGGAGTGGCGATCCGGCTCGGTCTGGACGCGCGCCCTCGAGCTCACCGGTCAGGTACCGTTCGCGGGCTCGCCCTCGGCGCTGCTGGCGTGGTTCGCGCGACATGACCGTGGAGCGCTCGAGCGCGCTCGATGGGTGCTGTTCTGCAAGGACTGGCTCAGGTACCGCCTGACCGGGCGCGTCGCGACTGACCCGAGCGAGGCGAGCGCCGCGTTCACCAACGTCCACACCCAGCGGTACGCGGACGAGGTGCTCGCGCTGTATGGCCTCGGCTGGCTCGCTGACCGGTTGCCACCCCTCCTGCGGAGCGAGGAGATCGCGGGGGAGGTGAGCGACGCGGGCGCGGCCGCGACCGGGCTCGCGGCCGGCACCCCCGTCGTCACCGGGGCGCACGACGTCGACGGCACAGCGGTGGGCTGTGGAGCGGTACGCCCAGGGATGCTGAGCCTGGTCGCCGGGACCTTCAGCATCAACCAGGTGGTGAGCAAGGAGCCGATCGTCGACGAGCGGTGGCAGGCACGCACCTTCGTCCGGCCGGGGGAGTGGCTCACCATGGCGACGTCTCCCTCGTCGGCCACGAATCTGGAGTGGTGGCGGGGCGTGTTCGGCCTGAGCGCCGACGGGGAGGCGTACGCCACCCTGGAACGTGAGGCGAGCGCCGTCCTCGACGGCCCGAGCCGGCTCCTCTACCACCCCTTCCTCTACGGCTCCCCGTACGGGGAGCTCGCGAGCGCGGCCCTGCTCGGTCTGCGCGGCTGGCATCGCCGCGGTGACCTCGCGCGCGCGATCATGGAGGGCGTTGTCCTCGGGCACCGCGTCCACGTCGACGCGCTGCGAGAGCGGTTCAGTCTGGAGGGACCCGCCCGGCTCTCCGGCGGCGCAGCACGCAGCGCCGTGTGGTCGCAGATGTTCGCCGACGCCCTCGGCATGGAGATTGAAGTCCCGGCGTGTGAGGAGGCCGGGGCCCGCGGTGCCGCTCTCCTCGCCGCGCTCGGCATCGGGGTGTACGCGAGCCTCGACGAGGCCGCGGCGACGGTGCCGATCGCGCGCCGACACGCCCCGGACCAGCGGCGTCGGGCCGTTCTGCAGGAGGCCTACGACGCGTTCGTCGCCGCCGCGTCGGCGTTGCGCGACGTGTGGGCTCGCTGGGGCTGA
- a CDS encoding alpha/beta fold hydrolase, with product MRAHRLSAYDAWIRYLDLPGDGPAHVYLAGLGSAATAEFPEIVTHPALRGRRSLLVDLLGTGWSDPGPGWFGHTIEEHAATVAALLDGLGLHRCVVVGHSLGGSVAITLAHTRPDLVGQLVTSEPNLDPGVGRLSRHIADQPETRFVMRGYDVLRASVEREERAAGQSLFYATTGRWSPLAMYRAAVSLLAERDPTFRAQLLAAPMPRAYLVGERSGDVDATDLAAAGVTVHVVPDAGHTMAYDNPTGYAEAIAAAIISTARPSEVPDGRQPQRAHTSRNADAAATNAS from the coding sequence ATGCGTGCACATCGGCTCTCCGCGTACGACGCCTGGATTCGCTATCTCGACCTGCCCGGCGATGGTCCAGCTCACGTCTACCTTGCCGGGCTGGGTTCCGCCGCCACCGCGGAGTTTCCCGAGATCGTGACCCATCCCGCGCTGCGCGGTCGCAGGTCCCTCCTGGTCGACCTCCTCGGCACCGGATGGAGTGACCCCGGACCAGGGTGGTTCGGACACACGATCGAGGAGCACGCGGCAACGGTCGCCGCGCTGTTGGACGGCCTCGGACTCCACCGCTGCGTGGTGGTGGGCCACAGCCTCGGTGGCTCGGTGGCGATCACGTTGGCTCACACCAGACCTGACCTGGTGGGCCAGCTCGTCACCAGCGAGCCCAACCTCGACCCCGGCGTGGGGAGGCTGAGCCGGCACATCGCCGACCAGCCTGAGACCCGTTTCGTCATGCGGGGATACGACGTCTTGCGAGCGAGCGTCGAGCGAGAGGAACGGGCGGCTGGCCAATCGCTGTTCTACGCGACGACAGGACGCTGGTCCCCGCTCGCGATGTACCGCGCGGCCGTCTCGCTGCTGGCCGAGCGCGACCCGACCTTCCGCGCCCAGCTGCTCGCCGCGCCCATGCCCCGTGCCTACCTGGTCGGCGAGCGGTCCGGCGACGTGGACGCCACCGACCTGGCCGCCGCGGGGGTCACCGTCCACGTCGTTCCTGACGCCGGCCACACCATGGCCTACGACAACCCCACGGGCTATGCGGAGGCCATCGCGGCGGCGATCATCTCGACCGCGCGGCCCAGCGAAGTCCCCGACGGCCGTCAGCCCCAGCGAGCCCACACGTCGCGCAACGCCGACGCGGCGGCGACGAACGCGTCGTAG
- the ybaK gene encoding Cys-tRNA(Pro) deacylase — MRKVRNATPATVALTQAGADFVLHSYQHAPGAQSYGEEAADALGVPYERVFKTLVVETDRGLAVAVVPVAVRLDLKACAAALTSKRATLADPVQAERATGYVVGGISPLGQRKRLPTVVDISALDFETIYFSAGRRGLQIEASPATLIELTAAITAAIGDRRD, encoded by the coding sequence GTGCGGAAGGTCAGGAACGCGACGCCAGCGACCGTCGCCCTGACGCAGGCGGGCGCGGATTTCGTCCTCCACTCCTACCAGCACGCACCCGGCGCCCAGTCGTATGGCGAGGAGGCGGCCGACGCGCTCGGCGTGCCGTACGAGCGGGTCTTCAAGACACTGGTGGTCGAGACCGACCGTGGACTCGCCGTGGCGGTGGTCCCGGTGGCCGTACGGCTCGACCTGAAGGCCTGCGCCGCTGCGCTCACCAGCAAGCGTGCGACACTCGCCGACCCGGTCCAGGCGGAGCGCGCGACGGGCTACGTGGTAGGCGGGATCAGCCCACTCGGCCAACGCAAGCGGCTGCCCACCGTCGTCGACATATCTGCCCTCGACTTCGAGACCATCTACTTCTCCGCCGGCCGCCGCGGACTACAGATCGAGGCATCTCCGGCGACCTTGATCGAGCTGACAGCCGCGATCACCGCGGCGATCGGCGACCGGCGGGACTGA